A genomic segment from Vibrio panuliri encodes:
- the uhpB gene encoding signal transduction histidine-protein kinase/phosphatase UhpB has protein sequence MRSNTITSICGLFTTGCSWFCLWVIAYYFVNDAELAILLFPFALRLGLTLHTRTKYWTTIYLAEWGLTVALALLLEQPQWLMVLVASVLSIPVVYFAKRYYKGDQNQRLVVMAVVLLVTSCINVLAVGYHVQSVYMVWLASIAGGLLVLPMCYLLWNYLFQSPWSPLTSNLLANEVQFKVRHILLYSLLLVASILVQTSLPDELARFAPFCMAIPIIVLALRYGWQGALLATMLNSIALIAARSGVSNLEITDLLLSLSAQTLTGIMLGLAVQKQKDLNQKLRGELSRNQTLSRQLIQAEESVRRDVARELHDEIGQNITAIRTQASIIKRVDNAEMNTRCADMIEHLSLNVYDTTKHLLSKLRPKMLDDLDLKESVHQLTREMEFDNHGTHVVIDWQGDYESLGDTLKVTLFRLCQEALNNAAKYANATSIVIELSIEENISLNIADNGIGFKTEDCMTGMGVRGMQERVQALGGKMYIYSLSDHVEGTQIAITLPKV, from the coding sequence ATGCGTAGCAACACCATCACCTCTATTTGCGGCTTATTCACGACTGGATGCTCGTGGTTCTGTCTGTGGGTGATCGCTTATTACTTTGTTAACGATGCGGAGCTCGCGATCTTGCTGTTCCCCTTCGCATTGCGTTTGGGGTTAACACTGCACACGCGCACAAAGTATTGGACAACAATTTATCTTGCCGAGTGGGGATTGACCGTTGCACTCGCTCTGCTTCTAGAACAACCACAATGGTTGATGGTGTTAGTTGCTAGCGTATTAAGTATTCCAGTGGTTTACTTTGCTAAACGCTATTACAAAGGCGATCAAAACCAACGCTTGGTGGTTATGGCTGTCGTATTGCTCGTCACGTCTTGCATTAACGTGCTTGCGGTTGGCTATCATGTTCAATCTGTCTACATGGTATGGCTGGCAAGCATTGCTGGCGGATTGTTGGTTCTGCCAATGTGCTACCTACTTTGGAATTATCTCTTCCAAAGCCCTTGGTCGCCACTGACCTCGAACTTGTTAGCGAATGAAGTCCAATTCAAAGTTCGTCATATCCTGCTTTATAGTTTGCTATTGGTTGCGAGCATTTTGGTTCAAACCAGCTTGCCGGATGAACTCGCTCGATTTGCGCCTTTCTGTATGGCAATCCCAATCATAGTGCTTGCGCTGCGCTACGGTTGGCAAGGCGCACTGCTTGCGACCATGTTAAACAGTATCGCCCTAATTGCTGCGCGGAGCGGTGTATCAAACCTAGAGATCACTGACCTTCTGTTGTCCCTTTCGGCACAAACTTTAACAGGCATTATGCTTGGTTTAGCGGTGCAAAAACAAAAAGATCTCAACCAAAAACTTCGGGGCGAGTTATCCAGAAACCAAACCTTGTCTCGCCAGCTTATTCAAGCGGAGGAGTCGGTACGTCGTGACGTAGCAAGAGAGCTTCACGATGAGATTGGTCAAAACATCACAGCAATTCGTACTCAAGCGAGCATCATTAAGCGTGTAGATAATGCAGAAATGAACACGCGCTGCGCCGATATGATCGAACATTTGTCGCTCAATGTTTACGACACCACTAAACACTTGCTGAGCAAACTACGCCCGAAAATGCTCGATGATTTGGATTTGAAAGAATCCGTTCACCAGTTAACACGTGAAATGGAGTTCGACAATCATGGCACCCACGTTGTCATTGATTGGCAAGGTGACTATGAGTCTCTGGGCGACACATTAAAAGTCACCCTATTCCGCCTGTGCCAAGAAGCGTTAAACAACGCTGCCAAGTACGCAAATGCGACGTCTATCGTTATCGAGCTGTCTATTGAAGAGAACATTTCATTAAACATCGCTGACAATGGCATTGGTTTTAAAACCGAAGACTGCATGACAGGCATGGGCGTGCGCGGCATGCAAGAACGCGTGCAAGCGCTTGGTGGAAAAATGTATATCTACTCTTTGAGCGATCACGTGGAAGGCACTCAAATCGCCATCACATTACCTAAGGTATAA
- the uhpC gene encoding MFS transporter family glucose-6-phosphate receptor UhpC, translating to MFGLFQSPSYNQAPLSKEQVDERYRYWRLHIMLGMYLGYAGFYFTRKTFNYAAPAMIADLGLDKADIGMIGTLFYITYGLSKFISGTISDRSNPRFFMGVGLITTGLINIAFGFSSSLIALAALWVMNAWFQGWGWPSCSKLLTTWYSRSERGFLWAIWNTAHNVGGALIPLLVGFLTIHYSWREGFIVPGIIGVILGVVVCWRLRDKPTTQGLPTVGQWRNDALELAQENHGQGLSYKEILKQYVFNNKFIWLLAFSYVLVYIVRTAINDWGNLYLTEQHHYSLINANAALSMFEIGGFVGSLVAGWGSDKLFGGNRGPMNLLFATGIFLSVAALWLMPLTNFAFQAAGLFSVGFFVFGPQMLIGMAAAECSHKDSAGAATGFVGLFAYMGAALSGYPLALILEEYGWTGFFITISVCAAVIGLLLLPFLQAQPTRKPLAPKLRL from the coding sequence ATGTTTGGATTATTTCAGTCTCCGAGCTACAACCAAGCTCCCCTTAGCAAAGAGCAAGTGGATGAACGCTATCGATATTGGCGTCTGCATATCATGTTAGGTATGTATCTGGGCTATGCGGGCTTTTACTTTACCCGCAAAACATTCAACTATGCTGCACCAGCGATGATTGCCGATCTCGGTTTAGATAAAGCAGATATCGGTATGATTGGTACGCTTTTCTACATCACCTACGGTTTATCAAAGTTTATTTCAGGCACCATTTCTGACCGTTCTAATCCTCGCTTTTTCATGGGTGTCGGCTTAATCACGACGGGGTTGATCAATATCGCGTTTGGCTTCTCTAGCTCTTTAATTGCACTCGCCGCACTATGGGTAATGAACGCTTGGTTTCAAGGCTGGGGTTGGCCTTCTTGCTCTAAGCTGCTTACCACTTGGTATTCACGCTCAGAGCGTGGCTTCTTGTGGGCTATTTGGAACACAGCCCATAACGTTGGTGGTGCTTTGATCCCGCTACTTGTTGGTTTTCTTACCATCCATTACAGCTGGCGTGAAGGCTTTATTGTGCCTGGCATTATCGGCGTGATTCTTGGTGTTGTAGTTTGTTGGCGCTTACGAGATAAACCAACAACTCAAGGTCTGCCGACTGTTGGTCAATGGCGTAACGATGCATTGGAACTTGCCCAAGAGAACCATGGACAAGGACTGAGCTACAAAGAAATCCTCAAGCAATACGTGTTCAACAACAAGTTTATATGGTTGCTCGCATTTAGCTACGTACTGGTTTACATCGTGCGTACAGCAATCAATGACTGGGGTAACTTGTACCTAACAGAACAACACCACTACAGCCTAATCAATGCCAACGCGGCACTGTCGATGTTTGAAATCGGTGGTTTTGTTGGCTCTCTCGTAGCTGGTTGGGGCTCAGACAAATTATTCGGTGGTAACCGAGGTCCAATGAACCTCTTATTCGCAACTGGCATTTTCTTGTCTGTCGCTGCTCTGTGGTTGATGCCGTTAACCAATTTTGCGTTCCAAGCTGCGGGGTTGTTCTCTGTTGGCTTCTTCGTATTTGGCCCACAAATGTTGATTGGCATGGCTGCTGCGGAGTGTTCCCACAAAGATTCCGCAGGCGCTGCCACTGGCTTTGTTGGTCTTTTCGCCTACATGGGTGCCGCACTTTCTGGCTACCCATTAGCATTGATTCTTGAAGAGTACGGTTGGACTGGATTTTTCATCACTATCTCGGTATGCGCAGCCGTTATTGGCTTGCTGTTATTACCATTCTTGCAGGCTCAGCCTACGAGAAAACCGCTCGCTCCCAAGCTTAGGTTGTAG